Genomic segment of Sarcophilus harrisii chromosome 4, mSarHar1.11, whole genome shotgun sequence:
ttttatatatataaataaattatatatatatatatatataaaataatatatatatatataaaaatttgttatatatatataaacgttatatatattatatatataaaatgtttttaatatatttattaattaataatggggataattaatatataaaatttttatatataaatgtattttattaatatatattaattttatatatatatattattaattatatatataatgtatgtgtgtatatatatatatacatgtgtgtgtgtatatattatatatatatatcaaatgtgtgtgtatatatatatgtgtgtatatatatatatataaaatgtatgtgtatatatatatatctcagttgtatgtgtattttttatatgtgtatataaatacaatatgtatcttggtgtatgtatatatgtgtacatatacatatataaacacatatacacattaggATACATGGATACATATTAGTTAATATGCCTGAAGCATCTAATTACATCTGGGCAAGAAAAGCCATCTTTAAATGAAGTCTTTCCCATTCCATCTCCTTGATCCCCACCATCGtgctttgatccttacaacaaccctgtgcagtgcggtaggtgctattattaatgcccattttacagatgagaaaagttaaAGTGTGAGCCCTGGACTCACAAAACTAGTTCTCTGCAGATTccaactcaggactttctgaccCTAAGTGTTCTAGTACTGAGTCACTTACGGGCCTTTCTATTTTGCACACATCTGTACAGAGGTACATGCTGCCATCCACAGGCTCCAGGAAGGCTCCTTGCACCTCGGACAGGGCATGGTGGCGGCTCCGACCCTTCCCAGAATgcccatttctctcttcctccgcACTTCTTCCAATGCTTGCTATACTGGATTCGGTCTGCTCATACCCACAACGGTGCTCTTCACTGCCCTCTGAGTAATTAAATGCACAGACAATTCTCTTGGAGTTTTTgccaaaatactttatataaaaaCCGGGTTCGTCCATCCTCGGGCCACGGGGAGTCTCTGTACAAGTTTTGCTCTCTAGATCTGCGGGCGATCCCAGAGCGAGCGAACCCAGGAGCAATCGCTAGGAAAGACCCCTCCCCCCGAGGAACCCCGCCCCCTCCCTCCTTGCCCCCGGCGCCTCAATCCAGGGTGGCCAGCTCCTGCAGCAGCTGCTCCTTTTCCCGCTGCAGTTCCCGCGCGCGCTGCTGGTTCTGCTGCAGCCGGTCCTCCAGCCACTGCAGCAGGGGCCCGCTGATGGCCGACATCTGGCTGCAGAGGTTCTTGGTGAAGACGGAGCCGTTGTGGATCATGGTGACCGAGTCCAGGTGGGAGAGGCTGTGGATGCGCCGGTACGCGTCCTGCTCCTCCTGGCAAAGGATCTTGGGTAACTCGATGGCCGACTCGAGGCACACCTTGCCGATGGTGTCGTGCGGCACCACGTGGATGGGGATCTCGATCCGCTCGTAGTCGGCGCTCTTCTGCGCCTGCACCGACTGGAAGCACGTGTACAGGAGGCGGCCGGTCTTGGTGTTCTTGTCCTCGATGAAGCAGGAGAAGATGAGGCCCACGAAGCCCTGGTCCATCATCTGGTACATGGCCTGCGTGCGCACGTCCACGTGCGACGGCCACACGGTGATGTGCGGGTGCGAGTGATACCAGCCCACCACGCGCACCGGGCGGCCCGTGAGCTCGGCCAGGCGCTCGGCCTCCGTGGACGCGGCCGACAGCTGCTCGGGGGAGATCTCCACGCGGTCCTTGCGCTTGTCCGAGCGCCGCAGGATGATCACCGAGTGGATGTGCACGATCTTGCAGGCGTCCACCTCGCCGATGCACAGCCCCATCACCTCCTCCTTCTCCGTGCTCAGGGCGTGGTTGAGGCACACCAGGAAGGCGTCCGAGTCCAGGTGCACGGCCACCACGGCCATGGCGAATCCCGCGTTGCCCACTTCCGGTTCGGAGGGCCGCTCGCCTAATGCAGCTGCGGCGCTTGCGCAGACCCAGCGCCTTCCCGGCGGAGGCGGGGGTGGAGGGGCGGGAACGGGGCGGAGCtcgggagaggaggagggaggaggtagtgggagaggagaggagagaggaggcgGAGCCTGGGCCACGCAGGGCAGCCTAGGGGAGGAGCAAGGAGAAAGGAGGCGGAGCTTGGGCCATTCAGCGCTGCCTAggggagaagggggtggggagaggaggcgGAGCCCGGGCCACTCAGCGCTGCCTAAGGGAGGAGGGAACAGGGAGGAGAGGAGGCGGAGCCCGGGCCACTCAGGGCAGcctaggggaggaggaaggagaaagaaggcgGAGCTTGGGCCATTCAGCGCTGCCTAAGGGGGAGGGAACAGGGAGGAGAGGAGGCGGAGCCCGGGCCACTCAGGGCAGCCTAGGGGAGGAGCAAGGAGAAAGGAGGCGGAGCTTGGGCCATTCAGCGCTGCCTAAGGGAGGAGGGaacagggagaggagaagaggaggcgGAGCCTGGGGTCGTTATGTCTCATGTTTTTAAACTTTGCGTTGTGAAAAGTCATCAACAAATATCTCAATATACAAAGAAGGAAGAGACTTGTATAAGAAACTGATCTTGTactgaatacattttaaaaattaaaaggttaaaaaaaataaatgcataatgagcaatgtattaaaattttaaaagaaatttgtatgatagatattaaaatgtaaagtatttttgttatacataatacatttaaatataaaatatcgaTTATGTATAAcataacattaaatttttaaatgacattaagatattttaatattttacttaatttttataataatttaatatttaaatataaaatagattttgttaTACAGTATTAAATGTGatctaaatgtttatataaatatcaattacatGATATGAGCTAGTAATGTATTTTATATCGCTTATACTGGATAGTATATTGAATTGGGTCTGGACATGCCATTTCATTGATACTATGTGCTCCCAGTAAAGAATTCTCTATACCCATGCAGGGAGGCAAATTAACCCCTTCTTTGCAACTCATAGTCTTAGAGAGTCAACTAAAACACGGagagtttaaattattttccagggGCTTTCTCTGTtcccccccaccctcaccccaatTTCCTCCCCATAGGAACAAGCAAtcctcaaatgaagaaatgtaaaCTAACAATCATATTGTCAGGTCGCCATTTACAAGGAGATACACAAATTTGAACAACTATGGTTTACACACCTGTCAAACATTGCCCAAAATGCcaataatgatatttatatagtatttattatatgtcgAACTTTAcgattattttctcatttagcCATGATTCAAATCCAGGTGTTTCTGCCTCCCAATCCAAGCACAAGACTTGCAGACAAAGAGACTGACTGAGGAATGCTAGTGGAATCTTCAATTGAcatccattttggaaaaaaattgtaattatagCCCCAAAATTATTAAACTGCATGTAGCTTTAAGTAAATCCCTCTCTTCAAATAAAGCTCTCCTTCTAATAAatatgtagtcaagcaaaacaaacacaTTGGTAGCGTTTGAGAATATGTCTCATATATATTAGGTAAGGTATAGGAAGAGAAACATGTTCTACCAAAGATGTTTGCCACCATCATGGAAGATATCCAGGACAGAGTTCTGTTTGAATAAGGATTCTTTATATGTGCTAGATGTTCCTCTTTACTGAAGTCATGTACTCATTGCATCAAGAACTCTGTGGAGACTGTAGCAAGTTCATTACAATTCAGAGAGCTCGTCTTAACTACCCACAAAGGAAACTTTGATGGCTACTATTGAGTGGGCTATTTTGGGGTtaattctttcctcccctcttccccctcctcctggGGTTCAGATAGATGCTCACAATGGTTGCTTGAAGATTCCTGAGTAAGGGAAGTTGGGGCAGGTTGTACTCAGAGAATCAAATAATTTTACTGTGTGGATGGGATGTCTTGTTGGAAGAGGACTTTGGCCAGAATTTTGTCCTATTGGATCAAATTCATTTGACAATAAACACTAGGCAGTCGAATCTTGTAAGCTCTATATCTTTCAGTTGATTTATGGAATAGTAAAGATATATTATGCTAGTGTTTCTATTgaacctatatcccaaagaaatcttaaaggagggaaagggattcacatgggcaaaaatgtttgtggcagccctttttgtagtgacaagaaagtggaaactgagtggacgcccatcaggttggagaatggctgaataaattatggtatatgaatgttatggaatattattgttctgtaaaaaatgatcaggaagatgattttagagaggcttggagagacttacaggaactggtgttgagtgaagtgagaagaaccaggagaacattgtacatggcaacagcaagattataaaatgctcaattctgatgaacatgagtctttccaacaatgagatgattgatgccaattccaataatcttgtgatggagagagccatctgcacccagagagaggactgtgggaactgaatgtggatcacagcatgacattctcactctttttgttgttgttcgcttacattttgttttcttactcatttactctcttttttaaaatctgatttttcttgtgctgcaagagaattgtataaatatgtttatacgtattagatttaacatatactttaacatctttaacatatattggattgcttgccatctgggggaggtgatggggagaaggaggagaaaatttgaaatataaggcaatgcaagggtcaatgttatgaaattatctgtgcatatgttttgaaaataataaacttaaaaaaattgattttggcTATATATGTGAAGTcctgcaaaatatattttcattaatcatgttgtaaaagaaaagacaaattaaaaaaaataaagtacataaaaaagatatattatgctataaaatatcatttggaaGAGCCAGTGGATTCCTTACTAATATTCTTGCCATGGATGTGCTCAATGCACATATGGATGATTCTTGATAAAATGTTATGTAGTTGGAAAGTAGGTAtacaaagcaaatatttattgatgctttttgacTACTTTTTGGGGATGAATAAggtttcaaaaaattttttttgtatacttCTAGTACCTCTCCTCTTTCAGATATCTCATGAATAGATCCTTTAATGCTCTAACAGTCATATTgcttttagcatttctttcatgCATAGTTTATCTACACCCACTATTTTGGGGATTAATTCACATTTGCCATCTAAAgtctttttaaagttcattttgtCTTCTTATTTTAGTTATATATAGCTAGATAAGATATGTATTTCAATATCCataaagatctctctctctctctctctctctctgtgtgtgtgtgtgtgtgtgtgtgtcttctcttgtctctctctctttctttctgctgaACTTCTCtatgggggcagttaggtggtgaagtggatagagcactgggcttggaatcaggaagactcatattccagTTAAAATCTAGcatcacttattagctgtgtgactctaggcaagtcacttaaccctagttgcctcagtttcctcatctgtagaatgaactgaagaaagaaatgacaaataattccagtatctctgctaagaaaaccccaaatggaatcacaaagagtcagacataactaaataACAACATGAAGTCATTA
This window contains:
- the LOC100927276 gene encoding lys-63-specific deubiquitinase BRCC36, with protein sequence MAVVAVHLDSDAFLVCLNHALSTEKEEVMGLCIGEVDACKIVHIHSVIILRRSDKRKDRVEISPEQLSAASTEAERLAELTGRPVRVVGWYHSHPHITVWPSHVDVRTQAMYQMMDQGFVGLIFSCFIEDKNTKTGRLLYTCFQSVQAQKSADYERIEIPIHVVPHDTIGKVCLESAIELPKILCQEEQDAYRRIHSLSHLDSVTMIHNGSVFTKNLCSQMSAISGPLLQWLEDRLQQNQQRARELQREKEQLLQELATLD